In Stigmatopora nigra isolate UIUO_SnigA chromosome 2, RoL_Snig_1.1, whole genome shotgun sequence, a single window of DNA contains:
- the cep152 gene encoding centrosomal protein of 152 kDa isoform X5, which translates to MGPLVEGTLEDLKTIQRSLRQLRQLIAELPDDDLLVDSRESSYTEQESSPFGHKNVTTSPQSKTNQQGSDHPRPASKDQNYEEDYVQLPRGFAQQNGGGQINGHQRHAQTQLWAQICNQQSPDKLFTQEDYTRTSMGSEKYTEYSDQAPGPQNFLNYEEEEGLANGYDNGNQKNPRVHFHSGAVERHGNNPVSPRKKLSSRPAQEDYPYDQLQREFLDSTQQTAEMEELAQQRTLNRARQNKIVDLEQKLEDSKRNIRYLEHQFEIIKKEKASSDTNIKDLSRLLDEAKTREINMENKVKADEQIIQTLKECDRQKTEELNVSKAVEDSLRQQISELRHSQTLSKPREQHDRDITVIRQQHEAALLVLQQQLDAKSQALDVQVDCNKRYEEQVNKLERQREEAYQRLQESQQYYKLLQSNSAQETHKLQIQLSQVQKAKENHENMNKILKEDFDQLKEEISRYESALNHSGIPLEVNGDCENQLTESCLDLGLKKTTLKNGSLHRKALANLPNSNLPKDDALLREEMQRCLMCLTAKRQKVNKLQEQLQRSQARVKELETKLDQAQSNLNKHPDQNELAKLQEKTRLSQDEVERLKRELQERQQTEEDLQSNYDQICFKMRHMQETAKISKQMNQQQMADVVNQVKSELLLNHNTQVEHLTARYEQHIQQLSIQLSEAKSEISDVQEHYILMCKEKDMLENKQKKREESNDDLEKLRTELEAQHQASVTQLKYLWSKEKEDEIQRRVASAKAAWQEEHHQTWSLKPKEARQEIHQETSEGTSQTNETNLDLMTITAEDLNARLSTQRMQLQMEAAKLQQRAVEEARKEVLKETQEKHLEDLSDKVEDAVTRAYDRWIEDMTSLPEYQASLRREREKWEELQKLSVEGKVRQPLTRVEEDGRGQNCATVEELQTKLVTLRSQLEQLKREQDALLKAEIAGARAAWRRDKQKEISALQTRGEELYQSKLQEQREKLQADLLAARDAADVQKTHLRQQMEADLRQTMAAREDEWKRQQAEREQSQRRQMREDFLAELQAGLAEVKTLLLGNPGTVDGDGDRMSEGAVTHLIQSCCVDIADRAVSQAKKDWKKISQAQLSCVLRETQQRHEREIQEMQIAQVGGQACSKKECVDIASKLQMNNQKLQKRLEKACRHLQRSVLEHKKTVQNLKDEHEGRLQAKEEHLLQIQERALNLQRDLEKMHQDYMKTVSKIRENVRRYLQESIDRAAEFIWTEVQREKQNTARQMRHFYLACLQELLEEGGKTTGAEKIIMNAASKLATMARVLETPMKNQSGQNDALPTPKSVASTTGPSLTSHDTNCLRTQALDVVTVDGKPTLERTKTSAEAQIYPQKVATTLTRKEELPVRDDKWADWSLTSSDSEILQLPRASSLGRKVESVKPFYVSATDFGGLCPNTYELTVYNDSAQETKTPKETLAPKAQPHKEGDHRGMALLELKQQDSGFDSPFYQATCS; encoded by the exons ATGGGTCCTTTGGTTGAGGGCACGTTGGAGGATTTGAAGACCATTCAACGGTCCTTACGCCAA ctgagaCAACTCATTGCCGAGCTGCCAGATGATGACTTGCTGGTGGATAGCCGAGAATCTTCTTACACAGAGCAGGAATCTTCACCATTCGGCCATAAAAATGTTACAACCAG CCCCCAGTCCAAAACGAATCAGCAGGGATCAGACCATCCCAGGCCAGCGTCTAAAGACCAG AATTATGAAGAAGACTACGTTCAACTACCTCGTGGTTTTGCTCAGCAGAATGGAGGAGGTCAGATTAATGGTCATCAACGGCATGCTCAAACTCAACTCTGGGCTCAAATATGCAATCAGCAGTCACCAGATAAACTATTCACCCAAGAAGACTATACACGCACCAGCATGGGCTCTGAAAAATATACAGAGTACAGTGATCAAGCTCCAGGCCCTCAAAACTTCCTTAActatgaagaagaagaagggctTGCTAATGGATACGACAATGGAAACCAGAAAAATCCAAGAGTGCATTTTCAT TCTGGAGCCGTGGAGCGACACGGGAACAATCCAGTTTCTCCGCGTAAGAAATTGAGCTCGCGGCCAGCGCAGGAAGATTATCCGTACGATCAGTTGCAAAGAGAGTTCCTCGACTCAACCCAAC AAACCGCTGAGATGGAAGAACTCGCCCAACAGCGGACATTAAACCGGGCTCGTCAAAATAAAATTGTGGACTTGGAGCAAAAACTGGAGGATTCCAAACGCAATATCAGATACCTTGAGCACCAGTTTGAAATTATCAAAA AGGAGAAAGCCAGCTCTGACACAAACATTAAGGATTTGAGTAGACTCCTTGATGAAGCCAAAACACGTGAGAtcaatatggaaaataaagtcAAGGCGGATGAGCAAATAATTCAGACCCTCAAAGAGTGCGACCGACAG AAAACAGAGGAGCTGAATGTGTCTAAGGCTGTTGAAGACAGTTTGAGGCAACAGATATCGGAGTTACGCCATTCTCAAACGCTGTCCAAACCACGCGAGCAGCACGATAGAGACATTACCGTCATCAGGCAGCAGCACGAAGCCGCCTTGTTGGTCTTACAGCAGCAGCTTGATGCAAAATCTCAGGCTTTGGATGTGcag GTGGACTGCAATAAGAGGTACGAGGAGCAGGTGAATAAGCTGGAGCGACAAAGAGAAGAAGCATATCAGCGTCTGCAAGAGAGTCAGCAATACTACAAGCTGCTGCAGAGTA ATTCTGCGCAGGAAACTCATAAACTCCAGATACAACTGAGTCAGGTTCAAAAAGCCAAGGAAAACCatgaaaatatgaacaaaatctTAAAG GAGGATTTTGATCAGCTGAAAGAGGAGATTTCGCGATACGAATCCGCTTTGAATCACAGTGGTATTCCATTGGAAGTAAACGGTGACTGCGAGAACCAACTTACTGAATCTTGTTTGGATTTGGGCCTTAAGAAAACCACTTTGAAAAATGGTTCTCTTCACAG GAAGGCTTTGGCCAACCTGCCAAACTCCAATTTGCCAAAGGATGATGCTCTGCTCCGAGAAGAGATGCAACGCTGCCTGATGTGTTTAACGGCCAAGCGGCAGAAAGTCAATAAACTGCAGGAGCAACTGCAAAGGAGTCAGGCTCGAGTAAAGGAGCTGGAGACCAAATTGGATCAAGCCCAG TCCAACCTGAACAAACATCCAGACCAAAATGAATTAGCAAAACTACAGGAAAAAACACGACTCTCGCAAGATGAAGTGGAG AGGCTGAAAAGGGAACTACAAGAGAGGCAGCAGACAGAGGAGGACCTGCAATCTAATTACGATCAGATCTGTTTCAAGATGAGGCACATGCAGGAGACGGCTAAGAT ATCGAAGCAGATGAATCAGCAGCAGATGGCCGACGTGGTGAACCAAGTCAAGAGCGAACTCCTGTTGAATCACAACACTCAGGTTGAACATCTGACAGCACGATACGAGCAACACATCCAACAGCTAAG TATTCAGCTGTCCGAGGCCAAATCTGAGATTTCGGACGTGCAGGAGCATTACATATTAATGTGCAAGGAGAAGGACATGTTGGAGAATAAG CAGAAAAAACGAGAAGAGAGCAATGACGATTTGGAGAAACTAAGGACTGAACTTGAGGCGCAACATCAAGCCTCTGTAACGCAGCTCAAATATCTCTGGTCTAAGGAAAAGGAAGATGAGATCCAGCGACGTGTGGCCTCGGCCAAGGCTGCTTGGCAGGAGGAGCACCATCAA ACATGGTCTCTGAAACCAAAAGAAGCCAGGCAGGAAATACACCAGGAGACCTCTGAGGGCACCAGTCAAACCAATGAGACAAATTTGGACCTTATGACTATCACCGCTGAGGATTTGAACGCCAGGCTCAGTACTCAGAGAATGCAGCTGCAAATGGAAGCTGCAAAACTTCAACAGCGAGCTGTAGAAGAAGCCAGAAAAGAAGTTCTGAAGGAGACTCAGGAGAAACATCTGGAGGACTTGAGTGATAAG GTTGAAGATGCAGTGACCAGGGCCTACGATCGTTGGATTGAAGATATGACTTCATTACCGGAATATCAAGCCTCTCTCCGAAGAGAAAGGGAGAAATGGGAGGAGCTACAAAAACTATCTGTGGAAGGAAAG GTACGCCAACCTCTGACAAGAGTAGAAGAAGATGGACGGGGTCAAAACTGCGCGACGGTGGAGGAACTCCAAACCAAATTGGTGACACTCCGAAGTCAACTGGAGCAGTTAAAGAGGGAGCAAGATGCTCTGTTGAAAGCGGAAATCGCCGGCGCTCGAGCCGCCTGGAGGAGAGACAAACAGAAAGAAATCTCAGCTCTACAAACTCGCGGCGAGGAATTGTACCAAAGCAAACTGCAGGAGCAGCGCGAGAAGCTCCAGGCAGATTTACTGGCGGCCCGAGACGCTGCTGACGTCCAGAAGACGCATCTGCGCCAGCAAATGGAGGCCGATCTTCGGCAGACGATGGCGGCCAGAGAGGACGAGTGGAAACGTCAGCAAGCCGAGAGGGAACAATCCCAGAGACGACAGATGAGGGAAGATTTCCTGGCCGAACTTCAGGCCGGACTGGCCGAGGTCAAGACGCTGCTTCTCGGGAATCCCGGGACCGTCGACGGCGACGGGGACCGAATGTCAGAAGGAGCCGTGACGCACTTGATTCAAAGTTGCTGCGTTGACATTGCTGACCGAGCCGTGTCCCAGGCCAAGAAGGACTGGAAGAAA ATAAGTCAGGCTCAATTGAGCTGCGTGTTACGAGAAACTCAACAGCGGCATGAAAGAGAAATCCAGGAGATGCAAA TAGCTCAGGTGGGAGGCCAAGCTTGCAGCAAAAAGGAGTGCGTGGATATCGCCAGTAAACTGCAGATGAATAACCAGAAATTGCAGAAACGTTTAGAGAAAGCTTGCCGCCACCTCCAACGCAGCGTCCTGGAACACAAGAAGACCGTGCAGAACTTGAAAG ACGAGCATGAGGGCAGATTACAGGCCAAGGAGGAACATCTACTGCAAATCCAAGAAAG agCTCTAAACCTTCAAAGGGACCTAGAAAAGATGCACCAGGATTACATGAAGACCGTTTCCAAAATCAGAG AAAATGTACGACGTTACCTCCAAGAAAGCATCGACCGAGCAGCTGAATTCATCTGGACCGAGGTTCAAAGAGAGAAGCAGAACACGGCTCGTCAAATGAGGCACTTTTACTTGGCGTGCCTTCAGGAATTGCTAGAAGAGGGTGGAAAAACCACGGG GGcggaaaaaataatcatgaatGCTGCCAGCAAACTAGCAACTATGGCTAGAGTACTGGAAACACCCatgaaaaatcaaagtggaCAGAATGACGCTTTACCAA CTCCCAAGAGTGTTGCCTCTACCACCGGCCCTTCTTTGACGAGTCACGACACCAATTGTTTGAGGACTCAAGCGCTTGACGTCGTGACGGTAGATGGCAAACCGACACTGGAGCGGACTAAAACTTCAGCCGAGGCGCAAATCTATCCTCAAAAAGTGGCCACCACACTCACGAGGAAGGAGGAGCTTCCCGTCCGAGACGATAAATGGGCCGATTGGAGCCTGACCAGCAGCGACTCGGAAATCTTGCAACTCCCCCGAGCGTCCTCTTTGGGAAGGAAAGTGGAATCGGTGAAGCCCTTCTACGTCTCCGCCACCGACTTTGGTGGTCTCTGCCCAAACACGTATGAGTTAACTGTTTATAATGATTCGGCTCAAGAGACTAAGACGCCAAAGGAAACGTTGGCCCCCAAAGCGCAGCCACACAAAGAGGGAGACCACCGTGGCATGGCGTTGTTGGAGTTGAAACAGCAAGACAGCGGCTTTGACAGCCCCTTCTATCAGGCAACGTGTTCGTGA